The Sinomicrobium kalidii genome contains a region encoding:
- a CDS encoding FecR family protein — MDEKELQQLFRKYVDGKCSEDEKTLLDKLFDSYVSDQEHLRFPDGNNPRIKKEMLSNIRKGIRKQQKERKKPMSRRWMGIAASFLLLIGLASGIWYYRDISSTATISYETITTPPGKRYTITLEDKTVVKLNAGSSLKFPETFRGNTRNVELTGEAFFEVARNPEKPFVIHSQGLNTTVLGTSFNIRAYPENSAVKITVATGKVRVAPEQASPGTKAAFLLPDQQAVFDKQTQQVSTQNVANASFLEWIDGTIRFDDASLSEAIAVLERWYGVKIIREGNLENCHITARFEKAELPVVLESITFAKEDLDYEFVSEKTVLLKGSCSN, encoded by the coding sequence ATGGACGAAAAGGAATTACAACAGCTTTTCCGGAAATATGTGGACGGGAAATGCTCTGAAGATGAAAAAACCCTGCTGGACAAACTTTTTGACAGTTATGTCAGCGACCAGGAACACCTCCGGTTTCCGGACGGAAATAATCCGCGTATAAAAAAGGAAATGCTTTCCAATATCCGGAAAGGTATCCGCAAGCAACAAAAAGAGCGCAAAAAACCCATGTCCCGGCGATGGATGGGCATTGCAGCTTCTTTCCTGCTCCTTATCGGGCTGGCATCGGGAATCTGGTATTACCGGGACATCTCCTCTACAGCCACTATTTCATATGAGACCATAACCACGCCGCCCGGAAAGCGTTATACCATAACACTCGAAGATAAAACCGTGGTAAAACTGAATGCCGGAAGCTCCCTGAAGTTTCCGGAAACATTCCGCGGCAATACACGAAATGTGGAACTTACGGGCGAAGCCTTTTTTGAGGTGGCCCGGAACCCTGAAAAACCTTTCGTCATTCATTCGCAGGGGCTCAATACAACTGTGCTGGGCACCTCCTTCAATATAAGGGCCTATCCCGAAAACAGTGCGGTAAAGATTACCGTAGCTACCGGAAAGGTAAGGGTGGCCCCCGAGCAGGCTTCACCGGGAACAAAAGCAGCATTCCTGCTCCCGGACCAGCAAGCCGTATTTGACAAACAAACGCAGCAGGTAAGCACGCAAAATGTGGCCAATGCCAGCTTCCTCGAATGGATTGACGGAACTATCCGTTTTGACGATGCGTCACTCTCCGAAGCCATTGCCGTACTGGAACGTTGGTACGGAGTGAAGATCATCCGGGAAGGTAACCTGGAAAATTGCCATATCACAGCCAGATTCGAAAAAGCGGAACTCCCGGTAGTCCTCGAAAGTATCACTTTCGCCAAGGAAGACCTTGATTACGAGTTCGTATCAGAAAAAACCGTTCTTTTAAAGGGCTCTTGCAGTAACTAA
- a CDS encoding TonB-dependent receptor encodes MNSLTGKQFLRVTFHIFCYLLIFTLLNPVLAAEIKGQNLEDINVSLSLKKASVTDILNSVETQTEFHFVYDRKVSDIDKKFDIERKNISLLEILNLITEKTGLAYRRIDRYISIGTIKGVANGIPAFQTITGTVTDENGRPLPGATVVEKGTSKGTTTDFDGNFSITVPPDAVLQISYMGYTTREAPVNGRTSIVVPLQPNNELLDEVVVVGYGKQERREVTSAISSFKPTEENARPVLGPDQIMQGRMPGVYIGAGAGTPGSNVRVSIRGIGSLSGQNEPLYVIDGIPLVKHNAAMYDLGESMNPLAELNPNDIESIEVLKDAASAAIYGSRATNGVVIITTKSGKEGQSRLNVNIRSGVQYLPNLDKLKMADSDLYLEVLNEAVNNYNRQYGYTPGNSEFISYYENPYPGLPDTDWLDLVLRHAFVTDVNLSFSGGNEKTKLYLSGGYLDQEGVVKTNKFRKYTAKVNITHAPTDWLEVGTKSTMSFTRNNRIPNGQFGSAIMLRSVGQRPFDRPYKPNGDYYVGGTEELRYHNNLQILNEQDTQLDNYRYLGNFYADFIFSPAFHLKSSAGADIIHTEDFLYYTETHPYGAGQGRILDRRRTIKNLLVENTLYFDRTFGKLKVNALAGHSFQKVTTSTSYIDGRGFPSPSFDVISVAGEIAGASTGFGESALESYFSRVNLSWAGKYLLSMSIRADGSSKFSPEKRYGAFPSVSAGWSVSEEPFWTSNTTSLKLRASFGATGNQDGIGSYAYQALMSGGANYSNNSGIAISTYGNPDLTWETAEQFNAGADLSFFRGKLNFTADYFIKNTENLLYSMPIHATSGFSSITSNIGSMRNNGLELSFNINHNLGPVEWTSDFNISFIKNKLTSLLGDEALLIGANRTLQVGEEVGSFYMYKMLGIFQSDQEVPEPLYAEGVRAGDVHYEDLNGDGVINVDDRQIIGSSNPDYFGGWSNMFRYKGFDLNVFFTYSYGNEIYATWRKTTDRIGYGDQGFREKVALERWTGPGTGNEVPRAIHGSSYNLYNSSRFLEDGSFLRLRSLTLGYSLPKPLLEKLNLSKIRLYLQGDNLHLWTRYSGIDPEVSKDYDARFMSDDNMNLPQPRTISLGINATF; translated from the coding sequence ATGAATTCATTAACTGGCAAACAATTTCTAAGAGTGACCTTTCACATATTTTGTTATCTGCTCATCTTTACCTTGCTGAACCCTGTTCTCGCGGCAGAGATCAAGGGACAGAACCTTGAAGATATCAACGTAAGCCTTTCCCTGAAAAAAGCTTCCGTAACCGATATCCTGAATAGTGTCGAGACGCAAACCGAATTTCATTTCGTCTACGACAGAAAGGTGAGTGACATAGACAAAAAGTTCGATATCGAGAGGAAAAATATTTCCCTGCTCGAAATCCTGAACCTCATCACGGAAAAAACCGGGCTGGCCTACCGGCGCATAGACCGGTATATTTCCATCGGAACAATTAAGGGCGTAGCAAATGGTATTCCCGCATTTCAGACCATAACCGGAACGGTAACCGATGAAAACGGACGACCCCTCCCCGGTGCCACTGTTGTGGAAAAAGGGACCTCCAAAGGAACTACAACCGATTTTGACGGCAATTTTTCCATAACCGTACCCCCGGATGCAGTGCTGCAAATATCCTATATGGGCTATACCACACGCGAAGCGCCCGTAAACGGGAGGACATCGATCGTCGTACCTCTGCAACCCAATAATGAATTGCTCGACGAAGTGGTTGTAGTGGGATACGGAAAACAGGAAAGGCGGGAAGTGACCAGCGCCATTTCATCCTTTAAACCTACCGAAGAAAACGCACGGCCCGTTCTGGGTCCGGACCAGATCATGCAGGGCAGGATGCCCGGTGTATATATCGGTGCCGGGGCAGGGACTCCGGGCAGTAATGTAAGAGTAAGCATCCGTGGGATCGGGTCGCTAAGCGGGCAGAACGAACCGCTTTATGTGATTGACGGTATTCCCCTGGTAAAACACAACGCGGCCATGTACGACCTGGGAGAGAGCATGAACCCGCTTGCCGAGCTCAACCCTAACGATATTGAGTCCATAGAAGTGCTCAAAGATGCGGCATCTGCCGCCATTTACGGTTCCAGGGCCACCAACGGCGTGGTGATAATTACAACCAAATCGGGAAAAGAAGGACAATCCCGGCTCAACGTCAATATACGGTCGGGAGTACAGTATCTTCCCAACCTCGACAAGCTGAAAATGGCCGATTCCGATTTATACCTCGAAGTATTGAACGAAGCCGTGAACAACTATAACCGGCAATACGGCTACACACCGGGCAACAGCGAATTTATCAGCTATTACGAGAACCCTTATCCCGGCCTCCCCGATACCGACTGGCTCGATCTCGTATTGCGCCATGCTTTTGTCACCGATGTGAACCTGTCGTTTTCCGGCGGTAACGAAAAAACCAAACTCTACCTCTCCGGCGGGTACCTGGACCAGGAAGGGGTTGTGAAGACCAACAAATTCAGGAAATACACAGCCAAGGTGAACATTACCCACGCTCCGACGGACTGGCTGGAGGTCGGGACAAAATCGACCATGAGTTTTACCCGCAACAATCGGATACCCAATGGTCAGTTCGGTTCTGCCATCATGTTGCGAAGTGTAGGGCAAAGACCTTTTGACCGGCCGTACAAGCCCAACGGCGATTATTACGTGGGTGGCACGGAAGAACTCCGGTACCACAATAATTTGCAGATACTCAATGAACAGGATACACAACTCGACAACTATCGTTACCTGGGAAATTTTTATGCGGATTTTATATTCAGCCCGGCTTTTCACCTGAAAAGTTCGGCCGGAGCAGATATTATTCACACCGAGGATTTCCTGTACTATACGGAAACACATCCGTACGGTGCAGGACAAGGAAGAATACTGGACCGGAGAAGGACCATCAAAAACCTCCTGGTGGAAAATACGCTGTATTTTGACAGGACCTTCGGAAAACTCAAAGTAAATGCGCTGGCGGGACATTCCTTTCAGAAAGTAACTACCAGTACCTCTTATATTGACGGCCGCGGCTTCCCCTCTCCTTCATTTGACGTGATTTCGGTAGCCGGAGAGATTGCGGGTGCCTCTACGGGCTTCGGGGAAAGTGCACTCGAATCCTATTTCAGCCGGGTAAACCTGTCGTGGGCCGGCAAATACCTGCTTTCCATGTCTATCCGAGCCGATGGTTCTTCCAAATTCTCCCCCGAAAAACGTTACGGTGCCTTCCCTTCCGTATCCGCAGGATGGAGTGTCTCCGAAGAGCCCTTCTGGACCTCAAATACAACCAGCCTGAAATTAAGGGCAAGTTTCGGAGCTACCGGAAACCAGGACGGTATAGGCAGTTACGCCTATCAGGCACTTATGAGCGGCGGAGCCAATTACTCCAATAACAGCGGCATAGCCATTTCCACATATGGAAATCCCGACCTTACCTGGGAAACTGCAGAGCAATTCAATGCGGGCGCAGACCTCTCTTTTTTCAGGGGAAAGCTCAATTTTACCGCCGACTATTTCATTAAAAACACCGAAAACCTGCTCTACAGTATGCCCATTCACGCTACCAGCGGATTTTCCAGTATTACCAGTAACATCGGTTCTATGCGGAACAACGGGCTGGAATTATCGTTCAATATCAACCACAATTTAGGCCCCGTAGAATGGACGAGTGATTTTAACATCTCCTTTATCAAAAACAAGCTCACCTCGCTCCTGGGAGATGAAGCCCTTCTTATCGGAGCGAACCGGACATTACAGGTAGGTGAAGAAGTGGGAAGTTTTTATATGTACAAAATGCTGGGGATTTTCCAGTCGGACCAAGAAGTTCCCGAACCGCTGTATGCAGAAGGCGTACGTGCCGGTGATGTGCATTACGAAGACCTGAACGGAGACGGTGTTATCAATGTGGATGACCGGCAGATCATCGGTTCGTCCAATCCGGATTACTTCGGGGGATGGTCCAATATGTTCCGTTATAAGGGGTTCGACCTGAATGTATTTTTTACCTATTCCTACGGTAACGAAATTTATGCTACATGGCGAAAAACTACCGACAGGATCGGGTATGGCGACCAGGGGTTCCGCGAAAAGGTGGCCCTGGAACGATGGACCGGGCCGGGTACCGGCAATGAAGTGCCGAGAGCCATACACGGCAGCAGTTATAACCTTTATAACTCCAGTCGTTTTCTGGAAGACGGTTCTTTTCTTCGTTTGCGATCGTTAACGTTAGGGTATTCCCTGCCCAAACCCCTGCTGGAGAAGCTGAACCTGTCCAAAATCCGGCTCTACCTCCAGGGGGATAACCTCCATCTCTGGACCCGGTATTCGGGTATAGACCCCGAAGTTTCGAAGGACTACGATGCGCGGTTTATGTCTGACGACAATATGAATCTTCCGCAACCCAGGACCATCAGCCTGGGGATCAACGCTACATTCTAA
- a CDS encoding RagB/SusD family nutrient uptake outer membrane protein: protein MMKPVLKIFLIMIFFFSASCSSELDLYPRSAVSAGTELTEKDIETFLTGVYNSVQNDPRRESYILGDLLGGDLNSGGSANGGGTNAFISNILRPEYSVVKNTWTGYFEALYQVNTLIKSIESLEHNERLKEVKGTAHFFRAYLYYNLTTRYGGVPVLRENTLEKVARNSEAEVWQFIEEDLETAISLAPSFGQGLGGDFYFVSSEAAIALMARVKLAQQKMDEAAALAEQLINSPVFQLDDFDKIFRRQDNSEVIFAFENLTEESGITLSTLFYTYAHPQSGSYVYKPNPGAMSMFEDGDLRAATSVDTYEGLDVVNKYPSGQTGTDPVIVSRLGELYLISAEAQGLRGINRLNELREARGLNPVNASSEEEYLNLILEERRRELFAEGFRWYDLVRTGKAQSVIGIMERETLLPIPETELLLNENLTQNPGY, encoded by the coding sequence ATGATGAAACCAGTTTTAAAGATTTTCCTGATTATGATCTTCTTTTTTTCCGCTTCGTGCAGCAGCGAACTGGACCTGTATCCCAGGTCGGCAGTTTCGGCAGGTACGGAATTGACGGAAAAAGATATAGAAACCTTTTTAACGGGCGTGTATAACTCCGTGCAAAACGATCCCCGCCGGGAATCCTACATTCTCGGCGACCTCCTCGGTGGAGATCTTAACAGTGGCGGCTCTGCAAACGGCGGAGGGACCAATGCCTTTATCAGTAATATCCTCCGGCCCGAATATTCCGTTGTAAAAAACACCTGGACCGGGTATTTCGAAGCACTGTACCAGGTCAATACCCTTATTAAAAGCATTGAGTCTCTCGAGCACAACGAACGTTTAAAGGAAGTAAAAGGTACCGCACATTTTTTCCGGGCGTACCTGTATTACAACCTGACAACCAGATACGGTGGTGTTCCCGTCCTTCGCGAAAATACCCTGGAAAAAGTGGCCAGGAATTCCGAAGCGGAAGTATGGCAGTTTATCGAAGAAGACCTGGAAACGGCCATATCCCTCGCACCTTCGTTCGGGCAAGGCCTGGGAGGCGATTTTTACTTTGTTTCTTCCGAAGCTGCAATTGCACTTATGGCCCGCGTTAAACTGGCACAACAAAAAATGGACGAAGCCGCAGCCCTGGCAGAACAACTCATCAATTCCCCGGTTTTTCAACTGGACGATTTCGATAAGATCTTCCGGAGACAGGACAATTCCGAAGTGATCTTTGCCTTCGAAAACTTAACGGAAGAATCCGGTATAACATTGTCCACGCTGTTCTATACCTATGCCCATCCCCAAAGCGGTTCATACGTTTACAAACCCAATCCCGGCGCCATGAGCATGTTTGAGGACGGCGATCTCCGGGCAGCTACCTCGGTAGATACGTATGAAGGGCTGGATGTAGTGAACAAATATCCCAGCGGGCAAACGGGAACAGACCCGGTAATCGTCAGCAGGCTGGGAGAACTCTATCTCATAAGTGCTGAAGCACAGGGACTCCGGGGAATTAACAGGCTCAATGAACTCCGGGAAGCAAGAGGCCTCAATCCCGTAAATGCCAGTTCAGAAGAAGAATACCTCAACCTTATCCTCGAAGAACGGAGACGGGAGCTTTTTGCCGAAGGGTTTCGCTGGTACGACCTGGTCCGCACCGGAAAAGCACAGTCGGTTATCGGTATCATGGAAAGAGAGACCCTGCTTCCTATCCCGGAAACCGAACTCCTTCTCAATGAAAACCTCACTCAAAACCCCGGCTATTAA
- a CDS encoding phosphodiester glycosidase family protein, producing the protein MNTRIKHYISLFLSLFLMLSTASCQNDDDTSAIVAREYAPATQTLMEETELVSRVFSDTTFVVAPGVEETDIHYLSMKGLTMRIFILKADLKQEGVSLAPLTPYGSKGYAMQTIPDMLKWLDEPQQKAVAAVNADFFNMTTGEPRGIVHIDGEAVRTTPLPGRSFFGTTKNGEVIIAHTDDYPEMKDLLQNALGGGDLLIKDHIRTAITNEDVHPRTAVGITDDNILYFIAVDGRQFDYSNGMTLSEVAEVFEALGAKDAANLDGGGSTTFVTLHSLADVYHIRNRPSDGEPRPVGNGWAITVNQQ; encoded by the coding sequence ATGAATACCCGAATAAAACATTATATCTCATTATTCCTGTCCCTCTTTTTAATGTTGTCAACGGCAAGCTGCCAGAACGACGACGATACTTCCGCAATTGTTGCCAGGGAGTACGCCCCGGCGACTCAAACCCTTATGGAAGAGACCGAGCTTGTAAGCCGGGTGTTTTCAGACACCACTTTTGTCGTGGCCCCGGGTGTGGAAGAAACCGATATCCATTACCTGTCCATGAAAGGGCTTACCATGCGCATTTTTATCCTGAAAGCCGATCTGAAACAAGAGGGAGTATCCCTGGCGCCCCTCACTCCCTACGGTAGTAAGGGCTATGCCATGCAAACAATTCCCGACATGCTGAAATGGCTGGACGAACCCCAACAAAAGGCCGTGGCCGCAGTAAACGCAGATTTCTTTAACATGACCACCGGTGAACCGCGCGGTATTGTACACATTGACGGAGAGGCCGTCCGTACTACCCCGTTACCGGGAAGGTCTTTTTTCGGTACCACAAAAAACGGAGAGGTCATCATTGCCCATACCGATGATTACCCTGAAATGAAAGACCTGCTCCAAAATGCCCTCGGAGGGGGAGACCTGCTGATAAAAGATCATATCCGTACCGCTATCACCAATGAAGATGTACATCCGCGCACTGCCGTGGGAATTACAGATGACAACATACTGTATTTTATTGCCGTTGACGGCAGGCAATTCGATTACTCCAACGGTATGACCCTCTCTGAAGTGGCCGAAGTATTTGAAGCGTTGGGGGCCAAAGATGCCGCCAATCTCGATGGCGGCGGCTCCACAACTTTTGTTACGCTTCATTCCCTGGCTGACGTATATCACATACGCAACAGGCCATCGGACGGAGAACCCCGGCCCGTGGGGAATGGGTGGGCCATTACTGTAAACCAGCAATAG